The following proteins come from a genomic window of Diorhabda sublineata isolate icDioSubl1.1 chromosome 7, icDioSubl1.1, whole genome shotgun sequence:
- the LOC130446577 gene encoding selenoprotein M-like, which translates to MKYPAAVLVITVLSICLVATSGKIVRARLESCPGCSLNRLLEVRQFAYEDIKKYKDVEWKKISGAKPELVFLNDQDEEIERVPLSTLNRKECNEVLTSRGFTQEKNEEL; encoded by the exons ATGAAATACCCAGCAGCAGTTTTAGTTATAACTGTTTTAAGCATTTGTCTAGTTGCAACTAGCGGAAAAATAGTTAGAGCAAGACTAGAG aGCTGTCCAGGGTGCTCCTTGAATCGACTTCTAGAAGTAAGGCAGTTTGCGtatgaagatataaaaaaatataaagacgTGGAATGGAAGAAAATATCTGGAGCAAAACCAGaacttgtttttttaaatgatcaagatgaagaaattgaaaGAGTTCCATTAAGTACTCTAAATAGAAAAGAATGCAATGAGGTACTAACAAGTCGAGGTTTTACACAAGAGAAGAATGAAGAGCTTTGA